Below is a genomic region from Streptomyces sp. RPA4-2.
GTGCCACAAGGGGTGTGCGTCGTGTGGGGGTGGTGGGGCGCGGAGCCCGGGTGCGGAGGCGTGTGGCAGGCGCTGGTGGGCCCTGGTCAGCAGGCGATCGGGATCGGTGTCCGGGGCAGCTCCCGCACGGCCACGACGTCCATGCGGGCCGGGGAACCGAGCGCCGAGCCGCAGCTCTCGGGGCGAGGCGGCAACGAGGCGCCCTGCGCGACGACGACACGCCACACGCGACCGTCGGTGTGGGCGACGGTCACCTCCCAGCGCGGTGTCGTCCCGTGGGTGCGCAGGACCCGGAAGGCGTCCGCCGCGTGCTCTCCGGTGGCCGTGCGCACGGCCAGCTCCGCCGCCTGTCCCGGCCGCTCCCAGGCGGAACCGCCCCGGCAGCCCTCGGTGACGATGCGCCCCTCCCGCACGCCCTGGAGGATCTCCTTGACGGAGTGTGCCGCGGTCCGTCCGTACGCGTAGCCGTACGGCAGGACGAGCAGCGTGGGGGAGAAACGGTGACCACCCAGATGGGTGACCTCCCACGCGCCCTCCAGTCCCGAGGCCGCGAGTTCGGCGGCGAGAGGCCGGCCCAGGAGGGCGCAGCAACGGTCACGCTTGCCGTTGGTGCAGACGAGCGCGAGCGGGTCGCCCCGGTGCGGACGGCCTCGCAGCACCGTGTCGAAGGTGTGCGCGTCACCCGTACCGAGTGCGGTGAAGTCCAGGTCGAGCAGTTGCCCGGGTGTGCGGGTCGTCGCGCTGTGCAGCCATGTGTGTCCGGGAGTGGTGTGGGCCGCATACACGTGGCGCTCGGCGGATGCATCGCGGTCCGCGTGCCGTCCGGGGCGTCGGATGAGCGCGATCCGCACGCCGGTGCCCTCGGCGGCCGCTTCGAGGGCACGCCCGAGCTCGGGGTCCAGGTGGCTCGACGTGAGCGCCTTGGCACCCCAGGGTCCGGGCTGCTCGAGCAGCAGCCATGTCCTCGCGGTCGCCGCGGTCCCCGCGAGGGGTTCGTCGAAGTCGCGGGACGCGGTCGTGCACGTACTCACAGAGGTGAGCCTAACCTGACTTCGACCAGGGTGACTTCCGACCTAGGGCCAGGGTGAGGCCCGGCCGTGTGGACGGGGGCGCACTCTCAGCGCATTCGGCGCGTGGAGAGGCTTCAGGGGGCGCACTCAGGGAGCGGCTGTGGTGGCCGCGCTCCCACGTACTGGCCACTCGGACGCATGCGCAGCGGCCGTTCCCCGTACTCCTCCAGGGTGTGGGCGATCCACCCCGCAGTGCGGGCGACGGCGAAGACCGTCTCCGCGGCGGAGGCGGACATGCCGGAGGAGACCGTGAACACGGCCAGCGCGAGATCGACGTTGGCGTGCAGCGGGGTGTGGCGGGCGGTGGTGGTCACGATGTCCCGCGCCGCCGCCAGGGCCGGTGCCGCTCCGGGTACCTCCTCCAGGAGGGCGAACAGGGCACGCGCGCGTGGGTCCTCTCCGGGGTAGAGCCGGTGGCCGAGACCGGGGACGCGACGTCCGGCGCGCAGTTCGTCGGCGACGACCGGCGCCGCGGTGCCCTGGTCCAGCACGTCGAGGAGCATCCGGTGGGCCAGGCCGCCCGCGGCGCCGTGCAGGGGCCCTTCGAGGACGCCCAGGCCCGCGGAGACGGCGGCGTACGGGTGCGCGCGGGCCGACGCGGCGACCCGTACCGCGAGCGTCGAGGCGGCCAGGTCGTGGTCGACGAGCAGACCGAGTGCCGTGTCCAGGACCCGCAGTGACGCACCGTCAGGCGTCCGGCCGGTGAGGCGCGGCCACAGACGGTGGGCCAGGGGGCCCTCGTCGCGGTGGTCGTGCCGCTTCGGCGGGAGGGCGGCGACGAGGGTGGGGATGAGGGTGCGCGCGCTGCCGAGGACGGCACTCTCCGACAGGTCGAAGCGCAGTGGGTCGGCGGCCGAGGCGGCGATCGCGGCGACGCGCAGCCGGTCCGTCGGGCCGCTGTGGTCGGGCAGCGCGTCGACGGCCCGGCGGGCGGCGGCGACGGTCGCCTCCGGAGCGGTGAACGTGATGCCCGGGCGCAGTTGTCCGGTCCACAGCCACTCGGCGATCTCTTCGTAGGAGTGGCGCGCGGCGAGTTCCGTCGCGTCGACTCCGCGGTAGTAGTACCGGTCCTCGTCGATCAACGTGATGCGGGTGCGGACGGACAGCTCGCCGCCCGCGCTCGGACTCCCGCTGGAATCGCGCCTGTTGCGTCGAGCGAGCGTCTCCACCTCCTCGGCGTCGAAGGTGCTGCCCCGGCCGCCGGGGTCGCGCCGGCTGCTGAGCTGACCGCGGCTCACGTACGCGTACACGGTCTCGGCCTTCACGCCGAGCAGGTCGGCGGTCTCCCTGGTGCTGAGCCGCCGGCCCGCGTGCGCCTGCGTTCCCGTTTCCTGATCCCTCATGGGCGACACCGTATCCGTGGATCGTCATATTGATCCAATCAATATTGACAGAGATCGAGTCAAGCATGGACAGTCGAATCAAGTTCAGGGAGGAACGCATGCCGAACAACCGGGCCGCCACCGCCACCGCCAGCACCACCGCGAAAGCCCCCGCCACCGCGACAACCCCTGCCGTCGCGACAGCCCCCGCCACCGCGACACCCGCTGCCGTCGCGACAGCCCCCGCCCCTGTCGACATACCGCGAGGACTCGCGGGCGTCGTCGTCACCGAGACCGCGCTGGGTGACGTCAGGGGGCTGGAGGGCTTCTACCACTACCGCCAGTACTCGGCCGTCGAACTCGCGCGGACCCGCGGGTTCGAGGACGTCTGGCACCTTCTGGTCCACGGTGAACTGCCGGACGCGGCCCACGGTGCCGCCTTCGCCGCGCGGACCGCGGCGCTGCGCCGGCTCCCGGACGAGGTGCGCGCGGCGCTGCCCGCGATCGCGGCGGCGACCGGCCCCGCCGGACCGCTCGCGGGCCTGCGGACCGCGTTGTCGCTGCTCGGGGCGGCGTCGGGATTCCGACCGCTGTACGACATCGACGCGGACCGGCGCCAGGCGGACACGCTCGCCGCGTGCGCGGCCGTGCCGACGCTGCTCACCGCGCTTTACCGGCTGGGGCGGGGCCTGGAGCCGGTGGAGCCGCGCGAGGACCTCCCGTACGCCGCGAACTACCTGTACATGCTCACGGGCGCGGAGCCGGACGCGGAGCGGGCGCGGGCGGTCGAGCAGTACTTGATCTCCACCATTGACCACGGATTCAACGCGTCGACGTTCACGGCGCGGGTGATCGCGTCGACGGGTGCGGACGTGGCGGCTTGTCTGGTGGGCGCCGTGGGGGCGCTGTCGGGGCCGCTGCACGGTGGCGCGCCGAGCCGTGCCCTGGACACGCTCGACGCGATCGGCACCGCCGACCGTATCGACCCGTGGATCCGCGCACGGGTCCTCGCGGGTGAGCGCATCATGGGCTTCGGTCACGCCGTCTACCGCACCGAGGACCCGCGCTCCCGGATGCTCCGCGACATCGCCCAGGGGTTCGGCGGCTCCCTGGTCGGCTTCGCCGTCGAGGTCGAACACCGGGTGGAAGGGATCCTGGCCGAACTCAAGCCGGGCCGCGAACTCCACACCAACGTCGAGTTCTACGCCGGTGTGGTCATGGAACTGTGCGGCCTCCCGCGCGAGATGTTCACCCCCACCTTCGCGGCGGCCCGGGTCGTCGGCTGGAGCGCCAACATCCTGGAACAGGCGCAGGATTCGAAGATCATCCGTCCGGCCGCGCGGTATGTGGGGCCGGTGCCGCCGGTGCCTGTCCCTCCGGCGTCGGCGCCGCGGGCCGAGGCGCCGACGGTTCGCTGACGGGCGGTGTGTGTCCGCGGCACATGAAGGGCCCGGCATCCAGGGGATGCCGGGCCTGGCGTCGTGGCCGCAGGGGGTCGATCCTGACCGCGGATCACCCGTGGTCAGCTCCTGGCGGTGACGAGGTCAGACGTCGGGGATGTCCTTCTTCGCGCGGACCAGGGTGTCGCGCGTGATGATGACGATCCGCTCGTAGTCGGCTCGTGCGGCGTCGGGCGGAAGCTCGGGGTCGAGTTCCAGGGTGGCCTCGCGCCCGATGACGGCGAAACTGCCGTCACTGAGCTCGAAGATGTCGGGGCACGACTGACCAGTGGCGCTGCCGCGCTCGCGTGGCGTAGCTCCGACACGTCGCACGATTTTCACGGGGTGGTACCAATCTTGTGGCTCGGACTGATGGGTGCCTCCGAGCTCTGGGGTCCTCGGAGCATGGCCGGCTCCGGGCGGAGATGTTCGTCGGAGCCAAAGGTCTCCGAGCGCGGGGTGTTCGTCGGAGTGCCCGCGGAGCGGGCAGACGATAACCTAGCGCGTCCGATTGCCCGTGGTGTGCAAAGCCATCACAAGCAGGGGAGTGAATTCCGTTGCCTGTGGGGCGCGAATGGTGCGCGACGCCGTCACAAGCCGTGGAGTGAAGTCGCGCAACTCCGCCGTCGACGCCGGGAGCTACTGGGGTCCCTCGTCGGGTTCGCCGACCACCCACCATTCGTCGGTGTCGGAATCGGTCTGATCCTGGATCAGGCTCTCCATCATCCGGCCCAGTTCGGCTTCCTCGGAGGAGTCGGCCAGGCTCTTGCGGTGGTGTTCCGTCGCGGCCCAGTACGCCCGGAAGATCTGGTTCTGGCACATGATGCGGAAGTGGCCGTGGAGTTCCGCCCGCGTCAGGGCCCCGATCCGGTGGAAGTACAGGGCATTGATGTACAGGGCGTTCGCGAAGAGGTACTGCCGCTGCTCCTCGTCGGTGATCTCCGTCTCGTACGTGTTGAGGACCGCGGCGAGAGCGGGATCGTCCATGGCCTTGCACAACAGATCGAAGTGGAGCCGGTGCTGCTCAGTGAGTACGGCCCGCCTGCGCGGCCGTGTCTTCCGTTCCGTGACGGTACCGGCCGCGGCGGTGAGCCGGGCCCAGGCACCTGAGCCGAACCTCCGTATCGCGGAGTTCTGTGTGGCCATGTCAACCCCCGAATAAGGCGACCGTTCCGCCGGCCGTCGGTTGTGGGGCGACAGGGAGCGGACCGGCGACCGGTGGGCGGCGCGCTTGCCGCCTCCCAGTCTTGCCGAGCGGCTCTGATCGGCGGGGAGGCGGAGAGGAGGCGCACGGAGGGAAGTGAGGGTTGCGCGTCCCGGCGCCATGCCCAACGTGTGCCCCGCGAGCGCCGCTAACAATCGTTCACTTCGGGGCGATTCCTCCCGCTCGTATCCTGGGACGACAGCCATTCCCCGTACGAGCGCCGGTCCACGAGCCGCCCTCGTCGAAGAACCGGTTCACGAGCCGGTGCACGCGTCGGTGTGAAAGAGGTCGCCCGTTGAGCCAGTCCAGCCCGCAGCAGGTCCCGTTCGCTTCGGACGGACGGCCCCCGCCCGGTGACCCGCAGGTTCCCGTCATCGTCCTCGCCGGATTCCTCGGCGCGGGCAAGACCACTCTGCTCAACCACCTCCTGCACCACAGCGGAGGCAGTCGCATCGGCGCCGTCGTCAACGACTTCGGGGCGATCGAGATCGACGCGATGGCGGTGGCCGGAGCGCTCGGGGACTCCACCGTGTCGCTCGGGAACGGATGCCTGTGCTGCGCCGTCGACGCCGGGGAGCTCGACGACTATCTGGAGCGGCTCACCCGGCCCTCGGCCCGCATCGACGTCATCGTCATCGAGGCGAGCGGCCTGGCCGAGCCCCAGGAGCTCGTGCGGATGGTGCTCGCCAGCGAGAATCCGCGGATCGTCTACGGCGGACTCGTCGAGGTCGTCGACGCGGCCGAGTTCGACGGCACGCGTGAGAAGCATCCCGAGATCGACCGGCATCTCGCCCTCGCCGACCTCGTCGTCGTCAACAAGATCGACCGCGCCGACGGCGGCGAGCGGGTGCTGCGCACCGTACGGGACCTCGTGGACCACGCCGCCGTCGTGCCCGCCGCCCACGGCCGTGTCGACCCCGAGTTCCTCTTCGACCGCAGGCCGAGCGAGGACCGCGTCGGCCAGCTCTCCTTCGACGACCTCCACACGCACGACGAGGCCGGCCGCACGGACCGCGAAGGGCACGCCGGTCACCTGCACGCGGCGTACGAATCCCTCTCCTTCACCTCCGAAGTCCCGCTCTCCCCGAGGCGGTTGATGGAGTTCCTCGACAGCAGGCCCGAGGGGCTCTACCGCATCAAGGGGTACGTCGACTTCGGCGCCCACGACCGCCGCAACCGCTACGCCGTGCACGCGGTCGGGCCGTTCCTGCGGTTCCGTCCGGAGCCCTGGGCCGGCGGCCCGGAGCCCAGGGCCGCCGCCGGCGAACGCCGCACCCAGCTCGTACTGATCGGCTCCGGCATCGACACCACCGCCCTCGGCAAGGACCTGACGGCGTGCGAGGAGGACGCCCCGCACGCCGACGAGCACAGCATGTGGGGCGTCCTGCGCTACGTACAGGAGCAGAGTCCGGAGGGCTGAACCGGCGCTACACCGGACCCGCCACCACCGACACCGTCTTCGCCAGCGACACGCCCGAGCCGTCGCGGCGCGGGTCCATCTCCGGCAGCTCCGCCGGTGTGCCGTTCTTCTGCGCGGCCCGCGCCGGAGCCGCACCCGCCCAGGCCAGCGACAGGCAGTCCTCGCCCTTCAGGAACCGCTGGCAGCGCACGCCACCCGTGGCCCGGCCCTTGCGCGGATACTGATCGAACGGTGTCAGCTTGGCCGTGGTCTGGACGGAGTCGTCCAGCGTGCCGCGCGAGCCGGCCACGGTGAAGACCACCGCGTCCACCGCCGGGTCGACCGCGGTGAAGGAGATCACCTTCGCGCCGTCGGTGAGCTTGATGCCCGCCATCCCGCCCGCCGCCCTGCCCTGCGGGCGGACCTGAGAGGCCTGGTAGCGCAGCAACTGGGCGTCGTCGGCGACGAAGACCAGGTCCTCCTCGCCGGTGCGCAGCTCGACCGCGCCGACGATCCGGTCGCCGTCCTTGAGGGTGATGACCTCCAACTCCTCCTTGTTCAGGGGGTAGTCGGGTACCACACGTTTGACGACGCCCTGCTCGGTGCCGAGGGCCAGGCCGGGCGACGACTCGTCGAGCGTCGTCAGACAGATGACCGTCTCGTCCGCCTCCAGGGAGGACAGGAACTCCGAGATCGGCGCGCCTCCGGAGAGGTTGGGCGCCGACGCGGTCTCCGGCAGCTGCGGGAGGTCGATCACGTTCAGCCGGAGCAGCCGGCCCGAGGAGATGACCACCCCGATCTCACCACGGGCCGTCGCGGACACCGCGGAGACGATCAGGTCGTGCTTGGTGCGCTTGGCGTCCTCCGCCTCGGCGAAGGGTTCACCGCTGGCCGTACGGGCGAGCAGGCCCGTCGAGGACAGCAGCACCCGGCACGGGTCGTCCGCCACCTGGAGCGGAACCGTCGTCGCGACGGAGCCGCCGGACTCCAGGAGCACGGTGCGCCGGTCGGTGCCGAACTTCTTCGCGACCGCTGCCAGTTCGGTGGACACCAGCTTGCGCAGCTCGGCGTCCGACTCCAGGATCCCGGTCAGCTCGTCGATCTCGCCGTTGAGCCGGTCGCGCTCCGACTCCAGCTCGATACGGTCGAACCTGGTGAGGCGCCGCAGCGGGGTGTCCAGGATGTACTGCGTCTGGACCTCGGAGAGCGAGAAGCGCTCGATCAGGCGCTCCTTGGCCTGCGCCGAGTTCTCGCTGGACCGGATCAGACGGATGACCTCGTCGATGTCGATCAGCGCGACGAGGAGACCCTCGACCAGGTGAAGCCGGTCGCGCTTCTTGCCGCGGCGGAACTCGCTGCGCCGGCGCACGACCTCGAAGCGGTGGTCGAGATAGACCTCCAGGAGCTCCTTGAGGCCCAGGGTGAGGGGCTGACCGTCCACCAGGGCAACGTTGTTGATGCCGAAGGACTCCTCCATCGGCGTCAGCTTGTAGAGCTGCTCCAGGACCGCTTCCGGCACGAAGCCGTTCTTGATCTCGATGACCAGGCGCAGGCCGTGCGCGCGGTCGGTGAGGTCCTTCACGTCGGCGATGCCCTGCAGCTTCTTGGCGCCGACCAGGTCCTTGATCTTGGCGATCACCTTCTCCGGACCGACGGTGAAGGGCAGTTCGGTGACGACGAGACCCTTGCGGCGCGCCGTCACGTCCTCCACCGACACCGTGGCACGGATCTTGAAGGTGCCGCGGCCCGACTCGTACGCGTCCCTGATCCCGGACAGGCCGACGATCCGGCCACCCGTGGGCAGGTCCGGGCCCGGCACGTACTTCATCAGCGTGTCCAGGTCGGCGCCCGGATAGCGGATCAGGTGCCGGGCGGCCGCGATCACCTCGCCGAGGTTGTGCGGCGGCATGTTGGTCGCCATGCCGACGGCGATGCCCGACGAGCCGTTGACGAGGAGGTTCGGGTACGCCGCGGGGAGGACGCCGGGCTCCCGCTCCTGGCCGTCGTAGTTCGGCGAGAAATCGACCGTGTCCTCGTCGATGGACTCGGTCATCAGTGACGTGGCGTCGGCCATCCGGCACTCGGTGTAACGCATGGCGGCCGGCGGGTCGTCGTTGCCGAGCGAGCCGAAGTTGCCGTGCCCGTCGACGAGCGGCAGGCGCATGGAGAAGGGCTGGGCCAGCCGCACCAGGGCGTCGTAGATCGACGCGTCGCCGTGCGGGTGGAGCTTACCCATGACCTCACCGACGACGCGCGCGCACTTCACGTAGCCGCGGTCGGGGCGCAACCCCATCTCGTTCATCTGGTAGACGATGCGTCGATGCACGGGCTTGAGGCCGTCACGGGCGTCCGGCAGGGCTCGCGAGTAGATGACCGAGTACGCGTATTCGAGGAAGGAGCCCTGCATCTCGTCCACGACGTCGATGTCGAGGATCTTCTCCTCGTACGAGTCGTCGGGCGGCGGGGTCTTCGTGCTGCGGCGGGCCATCGCTGCTGCGGCTCCTTCACAGTCTCTGCCGGGGCATGAACGGGATCTGACGCGCACCATTGTGGACCGCCCCACTGACAACGCGGACCGCGACCCGTCCGTAGGGGCTGCGCGGAGCCCCTTTCCGCT
It encodes:
- a CDS encoding sucrase ferredoxin; this translates as MSTCTTASRDFDEPLAGTAATARTWLLLEQPGPWGAKALTSSHLDPELGRALEAAAEGTGVRIALIRRPGRHADRDASAERHVYAAHTTPGHTWLHSATTRTPGQLLDLDFTALGTGDAHTFDTVLRGRPHRGDPLALVCTNGKRDRCCALLGRPLAAELAASGLEGAWEVTHLGGHRFSPTLLVLPYGYAYGRTAAHSVKEILQGVREGRIVTEGCRGGSAWERPGQAAELAVRTATGEHAADAFRVLRTHGTTPRWEVTVAHTDGRVWRVVVAQGASLPPRPESCGSALGSPARMDVVAVRELPRTPIPIAC
- a CDS encoding citrate synthase family protein codes for the protein MRDQETGTQAHAGRRLSTRETADLLGVKAETVYAYVSRGQLSSRRDPGGRGSTFDAEEVETLARRNRRDSSGSPSAGGELSVRTRITLIDEDRYYYRGVDATELAARHSYEEIAEWLWTGQLRPGITFTAPEATVAAARRAVDALPDHSGPTDRLRVAAIAASAADPLRFDLSESAVLGSARTLIPTLVAALPPKRHDHRDEGPLAHRLWPRLTGRTPDGASLRVLDTALGLLVDHDLAASTLAVRVAASARAHPYAAVSAGLGVLEGPLHGAAGGLAHRMLLDVLDQGTAAPVVADELRAGRRVPGLGHRLYPGEDPRARALFALLEEVPGAAPALAAARDIVTTTARHTPLHANVDLALAVFTVSSGMSASAAETVFAVARTAGWIAHTLEEYGERPLRMRPSGQYVGARPPQPLPECAP
- a CDS encoding citrate synthase, with amino-acid sequence MPNNRAATATASTTAKAPATATTPAVATAPATATPAAVATAPAPVDIPRGLAGVVVTETALGDVRGLEGFYHYRQYSAVELARTRGFEDVWHLLVHGELPDAAHGAAFAARTAALRRLPDEVRAALPAIAAATGPAGPLAGLRTALSLLGAASGFRPLYDIDADRRQADTLAACAAVPTLLTALYRLGRGLEPVEPREDLPYAANYLYMLTGAEPDAERARAVEQYLISTIDHGFNASTFTARVIASTGADVAACLVGAVGALSGPLHGGAPSRALDTLDAIGTADRIDPWIRARVLAGERIMGFGHAVYRTEDPRSRMLRDIAQGFGGSLVGFAVEVEHRVEGILAELKPGRELHTNVEFYAGVVMELCGLPREMFTPTFAAARVVGWSANILEQAQDSKIIRPAARYVGPVPPVPVPPASAPRAEAPTVR
- a CDS encoding DUF6082 family protein, whose amino-acid sequence is MATQNSAIRRFGSGAWARLTAAAGTVTERKTRPRRRAVLTEQHRLHFDLLCKAMDDPALAAVLNTYETEITDEEQRQYLFANALYINALYFHRIGALTRAELHGHFRIMCQNQIFRAYWAATEHHRKSLADSSEEAELGRMMESLIQDQTDSDTDEWWVVGEPDEGPQ
- a CDS encoding GTP-binding protein, which translates into the protein MVLAGFLGAGKTTLLNHLLHHSGGSRIGAVVNDFGAIEIDAMAVAGALGDSTVSLGNGCLCCAVDAGELDDYLERLTRPSARIDVIVIEASGLAEPQELVRMVLASENPRIVYGGLVEVVDAAEFDGTREKHPEIDRHLALADLVVVNKIDRADGGERVLRTVRDLVDHAAVVPAAHGRVDPEFLFDRRPSEDRVGQLSFDDLHTHDEAGRTDREGHAGHLHAAYESLSFTSEVPLSPRRLMEFLDSRPEGLYRIKGYVDFGAHDRRNRYAVHAVGPFLRFRPEPWAGGPEPRAAAGERRTQLVLIGSGIDTTALGKDLTACEEDAPHADEHSMWGVLRYVQEQSPEG
- a CDS encoding DNA topoisomerase (ATP-hydrolyzing) subunit A, producing the protein MARRSTKTPPPDDSYEEKILDIDVVDEMQGSFLEYAYSVIYSRALPDARDGLKPVHRRIVYQMNEMGLRPDRGYVKCARVVGEVMGKLHPHGDASIYDALVRLAQPFSMRLPLVDGHGNFGSLGNDDPPAAMRYTECRMADATSLMTESIDEDTVDFSPNYDGQEREPGVLPAAYPNLLVNGSSGIAVGMATNMPPHNLGEVIAAARHLIRYPGADLDTLMKYVPGPDLPTGGRIVGLSGIRDAYESGRGTFKIRATVSVEDVTARRKGLVVTELPFTVGPEKVIAKIKDLVGAKKLQGIADVKDLTDRAHGLRLVIEIKNGFVPEAVLEQLYKLTPMEESFGINNVALVDGQPLTLGLKELLEVYLDHRFEVVRRRSEFRRGKKRDRLHLVEGLLVALIDIDEVIRLIRSSENSAQAKERLIERFSLSEVQTQYILDTPLRRLTRFDRIELESERDRLNGEIDELTGILESDAELRKLVSTELAAVAKKFGTDRRTVLLESGGSVATTVPLQVADDPCRVLLSSTGLLARTASGEPFAEAEDAKRTKHDLIVSAVSATARGEIGVVISSGRLLRLNVIDLPQLPETASAPNLSGGAPISEFLSSLEADETVICLTTLDESSPGLALGTEQGVVKRVVPDYPLNKEELEVITLKDGDRIVGAVELRTGEEDLVFVADDAQLLRYQASQVRPQGRAAGGMAGIKLTDGAKVISFTAVDPAVDAVVFTVAGSRGTLDDSVQTTAKLTPFDQYPRKGRATGGVRCQRFLKGEDCLSLAWAGAAPARAAQKNGTPAELPEMDPRRDGSGVSLAKTVSVVAGPV